The Amaranthus tricolor cultivar Red isolate AtriRed21 chromosome 6, ASM2621246v1, whole genome shotgun sequence genome has a segment encoding these proteins:
- the LOC130814642 gene encoding pentatricopeptide repeat-containing protein At4g21170: MPSTQTRHCYHFIKKFTSNSSSSSTISLSWRVRAQQNQLISQISNILLQRHNWAPLLKTLNLSHTLTPSIFLQILYKTQESPQISLNFFNWGKTNLIGFQADLKINCKIFQILIGSGQITHLSKPFLESFIGVDSPTHIVSSMCQACKGTDLHSIAFSSIIECYAQKGFYLDGLQVYKKIISYGYLPKIRCLNVVLDVLDHAGEFRLAYCLYGSMIRNGILLDMNTWTVIARIFCKNGKFENIVKLLDLGVCNLVIFDLVIDGYSRNRHFEAAIDQVNEMCKRNVQPGFSTYGSILDAACNLGNTKVIEIVTCAMRESRLLPENLFLEYNDVIRKFCDMGKSYAAEFLFSRAQVEGVELGVSTFEAMLRAFCRGGRVNEAIGMYKIITKEKAMMKKICYEELAECLCNGTPSENVNQLLIRLIMKGFCPSVSGISKFMMKLGGKDEWSVAEALLNVMLQEDILPDSGCCHLLVKHYCSISQVDSALLLHNKVEKSDTRWDVTTYNVLLRQLLTEKRIDDALCIFKCMRRNNVVNRASFLVMISGLAQVKEMRKAMQVHDDMLKMGLKPSSKTYKSLISVFK; this comes from the coding sequence ATGCCTTCCACTCAAACCCGACATTGCTACCATTTCATCAAAAAATTCACCTCAAATTCATCATCTTCGTCAACAATTTCTTTATCTTGGAGAGTTCGAGCTCAACAAAACCAACTCATTTCACAAATCTCAAATATTCTTCTTCAAAGACACAATTGGGCACCCCTTCTTAAAACCCTTAATCTTTCTCATACACTAACTCCATCAATTTTCCTTCAAATCCTCTACAAAACCCAGGAAAGCCCGCAAATTTCCCTCAATTTTTTCAACTGGGGAAAAACTAATCTTATTGGGTTTCAAGCAGATCTCAAAATTAACTGTAAAATCTTCCAAATTTTAATTGGGTCGGGTCAAATAACCCATTTAAGTAAACCCTTTTTGGAATCATTTATTGGGGTGGATTCACCAACCCATATTGTTTCTTCCATGTGCCAAGCTTGTAAAGGTACAGACTTGCACTCTATTGCTTTTTCCTCAATAATAGAATGCTATGCTCAAAAAGGTTTTTATTTAGATGGTTTACAAGTGTATAAGAAAATTATATCATATGGTTATTTGCCTAAAATTAGATGCTTGAATGTTGTTCTTGATGTTTTAGACCATGCTGGTGAGTTCAGATTGGCTTATTGTTTGTATGGTTCAATGATTCGAAATGGGATTCTTTTAGATATGAATACTTGGACTGTTATTGCTAGAATCTTTTGTAAAAATGGGAAATTTGAGAACATTGTCAAGTTATTGGATTTAGGTGTATGTAATTTGGTGATTTTTGACTTAGTTATTGATGGTTATAGTAGAAATAGACATTTTGAGGCTGCAATTGATCAAGTTAATGAGATGTGCAAAAGAAATGTCCAACCGGGTTTTTCGACTTATGGCTCCATTCTTGATGCAGCCTGTAATTTAGGGAACACAAAGGTCATAGAAATAGTTACATGTGCAATGAGAGAGTCAAGGTTGCTTCCTGAAAACTTGTTTTTGGAGTATAATGATGTTATCAGGAAGTTTTGTGATATGGGAAAGTCGTATGCAGCCGAGTTTTTGTTTAGTAGAGCACAAGTTGAAGGAGTTGAATTGGGAGTTTCAACGTTCGAGGCTATGTTGAGAGCATTTTGTAGAGGAGGAAGAGTAAATGAAGCAATTGGGATGTATAAGATCATTACAAAGGAGAAGGCTATGATGAAGAAGATTTGTTATGAAGAATTGGCGGAATGTCTTTGTAATGGTACTCCATCGGAGAATGTGAATCAATTATTGATTCGTTTGATCATGAAAGGGTTTTGTCCTTCTGTTTCGGGAATTTCCAAGTTTATGATGAAGCTAGGTGGGAAAGATGAATGGAGCGTAGCCGAAGCTTTATTGAATGTAATGTTGCAAGAAGATATATTACCCGATTCTGGTTGTTGTCATTTATTGGTAAAGCATTACTGCTCTATAAGTCAGGTTGATTCGGCACTTTTGTTGCACAATAAGGTCGAAAAATCAGATACACGATGGGATGTCACAACTTATAACGTACTCCTTCGACAACTCCTTACTGAAAAGAGAATTGATGATGCACTCTGCATATTCAAGTGCATGAGGAGGAATAATGTAGTGAATAGGGCGAGCTTTTTAGTCATGATTAGTGGATTGGCTCAAGTTAAGGAAATGCGAAAAGCTATGCAAGTTCATGATGATATGCTGAAAATGGGACTCAAGCCAAGTTCAAAAACCTACAAAAGCCTGATATCTGTTTTTAAATGA
- the LOC130814646 gene encoding uncharacterized protein LOC130814646: protein MVCDKCEKKLAKVIVPDKWKAGASNTTESGGRKINENKLLSKKNRWTPYGNTKCTICKQQVHQDAKYCHTCAYSKGVCAMCGKQVLDTKFYKQSNV from the exons ATGGTGTGCGACAAGT GTGAGAAGAAATTAGCGAAGGTGATTGTTCCAGATAAATGGAAAGCAGGTGCTAGTAACACCACTGAAAGCGGTGGTCGTAAGATCAATGAAAACAAACTTCTTTCCAAGAAAAAcag ATGGACTCCTTATGGAAACACGAAATGCACCATCTGCAAGCAGCAAGTGCACCAGGATGCCAAATATTGTCATACTTGTGCATATAGCAAAG GTGTATGTGCAATGTGCGGAAAACAGGTGCTGGATACCAAGTTTTACAAGCAAAGTAATGTATAA
- the LOC130814639 gene encoding CRIB domain-containing protein RIC10-like isoform X2, whose product MSTKIKGICKGSFKYISQIFVVKEREMQIGHPTDVKHVAHIGWDGPDGTTPSWMSEFGTGSDLTVGSMGSVGGSREQTWTSQDFERAFGRQTSTAKLSNFPPTNIPTNPKKTRRKKTKSSNSTPKSGSARSSRSSKSRFMVGESEEGDSRRSSVNL is encoded by the exons ATGTCAACCAAGATTAAAGGGATATGCAAAGGATCATTCAAATACATCTCacaaatatttg TGGTGAAAGAGCGTGAGATGCAAATTGGACACCCAACAGATGTAAAACATGTGGCTCATATTGGTTGGGATGGTCCAGATGGTACAACTCCAAGTTGG ATGAGTGAATTTGGAACAGGTTCAGACTTGACTGTTGGATCAATGGGTAGTGTGGGTGGTTCCAGAGAACAGACGTGGACATCTCAAG ATTTTGAGCGGGCCTTTGGGAGACAAACATCTACTGCTAAATTAAGCAACTTTCCTCCAACAAATATTCCTACAAATCCAAAGAAAAcaaggaggaagaagaccaaGTCATCAAATTCCACCCCAAAATCAGGCTCAGCAAGATCATCACGATCATCCAAGTCTCGGTTTATGGTAGGGGAGAGCGAAGAAGGAGACAGCAGGCGAAGCAGTGTCAACCTGTAA
- the LOC130814644 gene encoding ankyrin repeat-containing protein ITN1-like isoform X2, with product MSAENIALHHRELSLNSDRFLYPPPDDPKSPLHDSQTSEEELDVLGDEFKQSNETIKLYQAALMGDWETVNAIYREDNGWISTRITKGGETVLHIAAAAKHINLVKEVVNVMDDESLTLVNRVGNTALCFAAVSGVVEIARVMVDKCRTLPNIRDGIELLTGAIDTDLFEVALHILRCNKNLAVFRGRKKETALHALARKPPKNDRYELSMWQRFKMQGCSINHVEHQVALELTETLWGEIIKLKHQEISKLICFPWRLLFVAAQLGKVEFLMVLIKSYPDILWKVDENRYSIFHIAVIHRHEEIFKLIYEIGAIKDLIATYKDGRGNNMLHLASKLASPSRLNSISGAALQMQRELLWFETVKKIVRPEYAEAQNKDNKTPQALFTEEHEGLRVKGEQWMKKTSESCALVATLIATVVFSAAFQLPGGLNDNGSPVLVNKPSFMVFAMANAISLFSSTASILMFLSILTSRYSERDFLMS from the exons ATGTCAGCAGAAAACATAGCTCTTCATCATCGGGAGTTGAGCTTGAACAGTGATCGTTTTCTGTATCCACCTCCAGACGACCCAAAATCACCATTGCACGATTCTCAGACTTCAGAAGAAGAGCTTG ATGTTCTTGGAGATGAATTTAAACAATCAAATGAAACAATAAAACTGTACCAAGCCGCATTGATGGGTGACTGGGAAACTGTGAATGCAATTTACAGAGAAGATAATGGATGGATTAGCACAAGGATTACAAAAGGAGGGGAAACAGTTCTTCACATAGCAGCAGCAGCTAAACATATTAATTTAGTTAAAGAAGTGGTTAATGTTATGGATGATGAATCTCTGACTTTGGTAAACAGAGTTGGAAATACTGCACTTTGCTTTGCTGCAGTTTCTGGGGTTGTCGAGATAGCAAGAGTAATGGTGGATAAATGCAGAACATTGCCAAATATTAGAG ATGGCATTGAGCTACTCACCGGTGCGATTGATACTGATTTATTTG AAGTAGCATTGCATATTCTACGGTGCAATAAAAATTTGGCTGTTTTTCGGGGTAGAAAGAAGGAGACGGCATTGCATGCATTGGCCCGAAAGCCTCCGAAAAACGATAGATATGAGCTAAGCATGTGGCAAAGGTTTAAAATGCAAG GTTGTAGCATAAATCACGTGGAGCATCAAGTAGCGTTGGAACTAACAGAAACACTATGGGGCGAAATCATAAAATTGAAGCACCAGGAAATTTCAAAACTGATTTGTTTCCCATGGAGATTATTATTTGTTGCAGCACAATTAGGAAAAGTTGAATTTCTGATGGTGCTCATCAAATCTTACCCTGATATACTTTGGAAAGTAGATGAAAATCGATACAGCATTTTTCACATTGCTGTAATTCATCGTCATGAAGAAATCTTTAAGCTAATATATGAAATAGGAGCGATCAAGGATTTAATAGCTACTTACAAAGATGGTCGTGGAAATAACATGCTCCATTTGGCCAGCAAGTTGGCCTCTCCTAGTCGACTTAATTCTATATCAGGAGCTGCTTTACAGATGCAACGCGAGTTACTCTGGTTCGAG ACGGTCAAAAAGATAGTGAGGCCAGAGTACGCTGAAGCTCAAAACAAAGACAATAAAACCCCTCAAGCTTTATTCACAGAGGAACACGAAGGACTAAGAGTAAAAGGGGAACAATGGATGAAAAAGACATCCGAATCATGCGCTCTAGTAGCAACTCTAATCGCTACAGTCGTTTTCTCCGCAGCTTTTCAACTTCCAGGAGGTCTCAACGACAATGGAAGTCCCGTCTTAGTAAACAAACCATCATTTATGGTTTTCGCCATGGCAAATGCAATATCATTGTTCTCCTCAACCGCTTCAATCTTAATGTTCCTGTCAATCTTAACTTCACGCTATTCTGAGCGAGATTTTCTTATGTCTTAA
- the LOC130814644 gene encoding ankyrin repeat-containing protein NPR4-like isoform X1: MSAENIALHHRELSLNSDRFLYPPPDDPKSPLHDSQTSEEELDVLGDEFKQSNETIKLYQAALMGDWETVNAIYREDNGWISTRITKGGETVLHIAAAAKHINLVKEVVNVMDDESLTLVNRVGNTALCFAAVSGVVEIARVMVDKCRTLPNIRGSQGMIPLLMAVLLGHQDMVWYLMSVTDYNLLTVEDGIELLTGAIDTDLFEVALHILRCNKNLAVFRGRKKETALHALARKPPKNDRYELSMWQRFKMQGCSINHVEHQVALELTETLWGEIIKLKHQEISKLICFPWRLLFVAAQLGKVEFLMVLIKSYPDILWKVDENRYSIFHIAVIHRHEEIFKLIYEIGAIKDLIATYKDGRGNNMLHLASKLASPSRLNSISGAALQMQRELLWFETVKKIVRPEYAEAQNKDNKTPQALFTEEHEGLRVKGEQWMKKTSESCALVATLIATVVFSAAFQLPGGLNDNGSPVLVNKPSFMVFAMANAISLFSSTASILMFLSILTSRYSERDFLMS; this comes from the exons ATGTCAGCAGAAAACATAGCTCTTCATCATCGGGAGTTGAGCTTGAACAGTGATCGTTTTCTGTATCCACCTCCAGACGACCCAAAATCACCATTGCACGATTCTCAGACTTCAGAAGAAGAGCTTG ATGTTCTTGGAGATGAATTTAAACAATCAAATGAAACAATAAAACTGTACCAAGCCGCATTGATGGGTGACTGGGAAACTGTGAATGCAATTTACAGAGAAGATAATGGATGGATTAGCACAAGGATTACAAAAGGAGGGGAAACAGTTCTTCACATAGCAGCAGCAGCTAAACATATTAATTTAGTTAAAGAAGTGGTTAATGTTATGGATGATGAATCTCTGACTTTGGTAAACAGAGTTGGAAATACTGCACTTTGCTTTGCTGCAGTTTCTGGGGTTGTCGAGATAGCAAGAGTAATGGTGGATAAATGCAGAACATTGCCAAATATTAGAGGTAGTCAAGGAATGATCCCCCTTCTTATGGCTGTTTTATTGGGTCATCAGGATATGGTATGGTACCTTATGTCTGTCACTGACTATAATTTATTGACGGTTGAAGATGGCATTGAGCTACTCACCGGTGCGATTGATACTGATTTATTTG AAGTAGCATTGCATATTCTACGGTGCAATAAAAATTTGGCTGTTTTTCGGGGTAGAAAGAAGGAGACGGCATTGCATGCATTGGCCCGAAAGCCTCCGAAAAACGATAGATATGAGCTAAGCATGTGGCAAAGGTTTAAAATGCAAG GTTGTAGCATAAATCACGTGGAGCATCAAGTAGCGTTGGAACTAACAGAAACACTATGGGGCGAAATCATAAAATTGAAGCACCAGGAAATTTCAAAACTGATTTGTTTCCCATGGAGATTATTATTTGTTGCAGCACAATTAGGAAAAGTTGAATTTCTGATGGTGCTCATCAAATCTTACCCTGATATACTTTGGAAAGTAGATGAAAATCGATACAGCATTTTTCACATTGCTGTAATTCATCGTCATGAAGAAATCTTTAAGCTAATATATGAAATAGGAGCGATCAAGGATTTAATAGCTACTTACAAAGATGGTCGTGGAAATAACATGCTCCATTTGGCCAGCAAGTTGGCCTCTCCTAGTCGACTTAATTCTATATCAGGAGCTGCTTTACAGATGCAACGCGAGTTACTCTGGTTCGAG ACGGTCAAAAAGATAGTGAGGCCAGAGTACGCTGAAGCTCAAAACAAAGACAATAAAACCCCTCAAGCTTTATTCACAGAGGAACACGAAGGACTAAGAGTAAAAGGGGAACAATGGATGAAAAAGACATCCGAATCATGCGCTCTAGTAGCAACTCTAATCGCTACAGTCGTTTTCTCCGCAGCTTTTCAACTTCCAGGAGGTCTCAACGACAATGGAAGTCCCGTCTTAGTAAACAAACCATCATTTATGGTTTTCGCCATGGCAAATGCAATATCATTGTTCTCCTCAACCGCTTCAATCTTAATGTTCCTGTCAATCTTAACTTCACGCTATTCTGAGCGAGATTTTCTTATGTCTTAA
- the LOC130814643 gene encoding probable dolichyl-diphosphooligosaccharide--protein glycosyltransferase subunit 3B, producing the protein MAFPSHLTTIFLLLLTITFTFPSFIISSPTSDLISELQHLQSQSSTGVIRLTDHLLGRINSLPRPRPFSFIIFFDAVQLHDKSELQLPTLKSEYNILATSFYRNNENSQKLFFFDIEFKDSQRSFSLFGVNSLPHIRLVKPHVDNLKNSDHMDQSDFSRLADSMAEFVESRTKLTIGPLQRPPMFSGKQIVFFLIVLMIWAPFAFKKIIAGQTLLHDYKFWLFGAIFVYFFSVSGTMHNIIRKMPMFINDRNDPSQLVFFYQGSGMQLGAEGFAVGFLYTIVGLLLGFLTHGLVKIKNLTFQRIVMALALIISFWAVKKVVYLDNWKTGYGIHGYWPSSW; encoded by the coding sequence ATGGCTTTTCCATCTCACCTCACCACCATTTTCCTCCTCCTTCTCACAATCACCTTCACATTCCCATCCTTCATAATCTCCTCCCCAACCTCAGACCTAATCTCCGAACTCCAACACCTCCAATCTCAATCCTCAACCGGCGTAATCCGTCTCACGGACCATCTCCTTGGCCGCATCAATTCCCTCCCTCGTCCTCGCCCTTTCTCCTTTATCATCTTCTTTGACGCTGTTCAACTCCACGACAAATCTGAACTCCAACTCCCTACCCTCAAATCTGAATATAACATTCTAGCTACCTCGTTTTACCGTAACAATGAAAACTCCCAAAAACTCTTCTTTTTCGATATCGAATTCAAGGATTCTCAACGATCTTTCTCCCTTTTTGGGGTCAATTCTCTTCCCCACATTCGTCTCGTTAAACCCCATGTTGACAATTTGAAAAACTCGGATCATATGGATCAAAGTGATTTCTCTCGACTCGCGGATTCAATGGCGGAATTTGTCGAGTCAAGGACTAAACTCACTATTGGTCCATTgcaaagaccacccatgtttTCTGGTAAGCAAATTGTCTTCTTTTTGATAGTTTTGATGATATGGGCACCGTTTGCTTTCAAGAAGATTATTGCTGGTCAGACATTGTTACATGATTATAAGTTCTGGTTGTTTGGTGCAATTTTTGTTTACTTCTTTAGTGTTTCTGGGACTATGCATAATATCATAAGGAAAATGCCAATGTTTATAAATGATAGGAATGATCCTTCTCAATTGGTGTTTTTTTACCAAGGTTCTGGGATGCAATTGGGTGCTGAGGGTTTTGCTGTTGGGTTTTTGTATACTATTGTTGGTTTACTTCTTGGGTTCCTTACTCATGGACTTGTTAAGATTAAGAATCTCACTTTTCAGAGGATTGTTATGGCTTTGGCTTTGATCATTTCGTTTTGGGCTGTTAAGAAGGTTGTTTATCTTGATAATTGGAAGACTGGCTATGGAATTCATGGTTACTGGCCTTCAAGCTGGTGA
- the LOC130814639 gene encoding CRIB domain-containing protein RIC10-like isoform X1, which translates to MSTKIKGICKGSFKYISQIFVVKEREMQIGHPTDVKHVAHIGWDGPDGTTPSWMSEFGTGSDLTVGSMGSVGGSREQTWTSQDVTDFERAFGRQTSTAKLSNFPPTNIPTNPKKTRRKKTKSSNSTPKSGSARSSRSSKSRFMVGESEEGDSRRSSVNL; encoded by the exons ATGTCAACCAAGATTAAAGGGATATGCAAAGGATCATTCAAATACATCTCacaaatatttg TGGTGAAAGAGCGTGAGATGCAAATTGGACACCCAACAGATGTAAAACATGTGGCTCATATTGGTTGGGATGGTCCAGATGGTACAACTCCAAGTTGG ATGAGTGAATTTGGAACAGGTTCAGACTTGACTGTTGGATCAATGGGTAGTGTGGGTGGTTCCAGAGAACAGACGTGGACATCTCAAG ACGTTACAGATTTTGAGCGGGCCTTTGGGAGACAAACATCTACTGCTAAATTAAGCAACTTTCCTCCAACAAATATTCCTACAAATCCAAAGAAAAcaaggaggaagaagaccaaGTCATCAAATTCCACCCCAAAATCAGGCTCAGCAAGATCATCACGATCATCCAAGTCTCGGTTTATGGTAGGGGAGAGCGAAGAAGGAGACAGCAGGCGAAGCAGTGTCAACCTGTAA
- the LOC130814640 gene encoding syntaxin-125-like, whose translation MKQLRGRMDSDVSLVLKKVKAIKAKLEALDKSNAQARNVPGCGPGSSADRTRTSIVSGLGKKLKDLMYNFQALRGKMQSEYKETMERRCFTITGEKADEKKIENLIASGENENLLQKAIQDQGRGQILDTISKLQERYDAVKEIEKNLIELHQVFLDMAALVEAQGQQLNDIESHVAHASSFVRRGTEQLGEARDHQKNSRKWYCYAILAAIVLIFVLFFPVFINLILPHVFY comes from the exons ATGAAACAGCTTAGAGGTCGAATGGATTCGGATGTGTCCCTTGTTCTTAAGAAGGTTAAGGCTATTAAGGCTAAACTTGAAGCCTTAGATAAGTCTAATGCACAAGCTCGTAATGTGCCGGGTTGTGGGCCGGGCTCATCGGCTGATCGGACTCGGACGTCGATTGTAAGTGGTCTAGGGAAGAAGCTTAAGGACTTGATGTATAATTTTCAAGCTTTGCGAGGCAAGATGCAATCTGAATATAAGGAAACTATGGAGAGAAG GTGCTTCACAATTACCGGAGAGAAGGCGGATGAGAAGAAGATAGAGAATCTAATAGCAAGTGGAGAGAATGAAAATTTGTTGCAAAAGGCAATACAAGATCAAGGAAGAGGCCAAATATTAGACACAATATCTAAGTTACAAGAAAGATATGATGCAGTCAAAGAGATTGAGAAGAATTTGATTGAACTTCATCAAGTTTTTCTTGATATGGCTGCATTAGTTGAAGCTCAAGGCCAACAACTAAACGATATCGAAAGCCATGTAGCTCATGCAAGTTCCTTCGTCAGACGAGGAACTGAACAGCTTGGTGAGGCAAGAGATCATCAAAAGAACTCTAGGAAATGGTATTGTTATGCTATTTTAGCTGCCATTGTgcttatttttgttcttttcttcCCTGTTTTTATCAATCTTATTTTGCCTCACGTGTTTTATTGA
- the LOC130814641 gene encoding nuclear transport factor 2B, whose product MENEYEGVGNAFVNHYYNLFDNDRASLFSLYQPTSLLSFEGQKFEGVEEIVSKINSLPFDQCRHSISTIDSQPSSINGGVIVFVSGSLQLAEEEHQLRFSQMFHLIPTTQGSYFVQNDIFRLNYC is encoded by the exons ATGGAAAATGAATATGAAGGGGTAGGAAATGCATTTGTGAATCATTACTATAATTTATTTGATAATGATCGGGCATCCCTATTTTCTCTTTATCAGCCAACATCTTTGCTTAGTTTCGAAGGGCAAAAGTTTGAAGGGGTAGAAGAAATTGTTAGTAAGATTAATAGTCTACCGTTTGATCAATGTCGTCATTCGATCAGCACCATTGATTCTCAACCCTCGTCTATTAATGGGGGTGTTATTGTCTTTGTAAGTGGTAGCTTGCAGTTGGCTGAGGAGGAGCATCAGCTTAGATTTAGCCAG ATGTTCCATTTGATTCCAACAACGCAGGGAAGCTACTTCGTGCAAAATGATATATTCCGACTTAATTACTGTTGA